A DNA window from Ostrea edulis chromosome 5, xbOstEdul1.1, whole genome shotgun sequence contains the following coding sequences:
- the LOC125649663 gene encoding tyrosine-protein phosphatase non-receptor type 9-like isoform X1, whose protein sequence is MDVSVLTEEERRRVGAFQEKVNSVRRDGHGKEPLPWNVAVKFLMARKFDCQRALELYINHEETRNREDLTIIQAADERLKRELSTEKFTVLRGRDRNGAAIALFTARIHQPSLTSHQLVLKALVYQLDAALESIETQRNGLVFIYDMTESKYSNFDYELSKKILNMLKGGYPARLKKVLIVTAPLWFKAPFKILRLFVREKLRDRVYTINLSQLIQHIPHDALPRQLGGASTTNHKAWLQLCSQVALKEEADMNAYFISYKRHTTEDGQESSCRSVSTDMSDNLLNSDIDSEESKETVNEKQNNEDLEKEDSSDEKEVTEEKDDLSNSAPSKRRLDSVGNNDSVKRAAQETNNENNFEEDSIDSPRKKRPSSSTSSMSNNTVEESIHLPEEEGMDLDQLVEYTRSMRRRGLMEEYASIKMEPPAGTFTISRAKYNLPKNRYSDVLCLDHSRVRLAIQNNDPNSDYINANFVDGYMHKNAYISTQGPLPKTFGDFWRMMWENQVMVIVMTTRAVERGRAKCGQYWPPDEDGEEQFEDFLVINTRMEVYQDYNITWLFLLNTKSNESRQIYHLQFTSWPDYGTPSSAAAFLDFLFKVRACQEEAVSSLGSSWQGHHLGPPILVHCSAGIGRTGTFITTDISLRRLDHIQTVNIRDTVRRIRSQRAFSIQMPDQYVFCHFALIEHGMREGVVGDVDWTGFDDSDSDMSD, encoded by the exons AGAGTCGGTGCCTTTCAAGAAAAAGTAAACAGTGTGAGAAGAGATGGCCATGGCAAGGAGCCACTACCATGGAATGTGGCAGTCAAGTTTCTCATGGCCAGAAAGTTTGATTGTCAAAGGGCATTGGAATTGTACATTAATCATGAG GAAACAAGAAATCGAGAAGATTTGACCATCATCCAGGCAGCTGATGAACGACTGAAGAGGGAACTCTCCACAGAAAAATTTACTGTTTTG AGAGGCAGAGACAGAAATGGTGCTGCCATTGCCTTGTTCACTGCTAGAATCCATCAACCTAGTCTCACAAGTCATCAGCTGGTTCTCAAGGCCCTGGTGTATCAGCTAGATGCTGCTTTAGAAAG TATTGAAACCCAGAGAAATGGTTTGGTATTTATATATGACATGACAGAATCCAAGTATTCCAACTTTGATTATGAGCTGAGtaaaaaaatccttaacatgTTAAAG GGCGGTTACCCAGCTCGACTTAAGAAAGTTCTCATTGTGACAGCCCCACTGTGGTTTAAGGCACCTTTTAAAATCCTCCGACTTTTTGTGCGAGAAAAATTAAGAGACAGG gtgTATACAATAAACTTGTCCCAACTTATACAACATATACCTCACGATGCACTTCCTCGACAGTTAGGTGGTGCATCAACCACCAACCACAAGGCATGGTTACAGCTCTGTTCCCAAGTAGCCCTCAAGGAGGAGGCAGACATGAATGCTtactttatatcatataaacGACACACGACAGAAGACGGACAGGAATCTTCTTGTCGCAGTGTATCAACTGACATGTCAGATAATTTACTGAATAGTGACATTGATTCAGAAGAATCTAAAGAAACGGTCAATGAGAAGCAGAACAATGAGGACTTAGAAAAAGAGGATTCAAGTGATGAAAAGGAGGTGACCGAAGAGAAGGACGATTTGTCAAATTCTGCCCCATCCAAACGAAGGCTAGATTCTGTGGGTAATAATGACTCTGTCAAAAGAGCTGCTCAGGagacaaataatgaaaacaattttgagGAGGATTCTATTGACAGTCCTCGCAAAAAACGCCCCTCCTCATCCACGTCTTCAATGTCAAACAACACAGTGGAGGAAAGTATACATCTGCCTGAGGAAGAGGGCATGGACTTGGACCAGTTGGTGGAGTATACTCGCAGCATGAGACGGCGTGGGCTGATGGAGGAGTATGCCAGCATAAAAATGGAACCCCCAGCAGGAACTTTCACAATATCtag GGCAAAATACAATCTTCCAAAAAACCGCTATTCTGATGTTCTATGTTTGGACCACTCCAGAGTGAGATTAGCCATACAGAACAATGACCCCAATTCAGATTACATTAATGCTAACTTTGTTGATGGTTACATGCACAAAAATGCTTACATATCAACTCAAG GTCCATTACCAAAAACCTTTGGAGATTTCTGGAGAATGATGTGGGAAAACCAGGTGATGGTCATTGTTATGACTACAAG GGCAGTGGAACGAGGCCGTGCAAAGTGTGGTCAGTACTGGCCCCCTGACGAGGACGGAGAGGAACAATTTGAGGACTTCCTGGTAATTAACACTCGTATGGAGGTTTATCAGGACTATAACATAACTTGGCTGTTCCTACTCAACACAAAg AGCAATGAATCTCGACAGATCTACCACCTTCAGTTTACCTCCTGGCCAGACTATGGGACTCCAAGCTCCGCTGCAGCTTTCTTGGATTTCCTGTTCAAAGTTCGAGCATGTCAAGAGGAGGCAGTGAGCTCCCTTGGATCCAGCTGGCAGGGTCACCATTTGGGCCCTCCCATTCTTGTGCACTGTAGTGCTGGCATTGGTAgaacag GTACGTTTATTACCACCGATATTAGCCTGCGCAGACTGGATCATATACAGACAGTGAATATAAGAGACACGGTTCGTCGCATCAGATCACAGCGAGCCTTCAGTATACAAATGCCAGATCAATATGTGTTCTGTCACTTTGCACTCATTGAACACGGCATGCGAGAAGGCGTTGTCGGAGATGTCGATTGGACTGGGTTTGATGACAGTGATAGTGACATGAGTGATTGA
- the LOC125649663 gene encoding tyrosine-protein phosphatase non-receptor type 9-like isoform X2: MAKNSAALVPRHLDYFIQKSIGDLDVFGLRNVIVWCVSYEQKQEETRNREDLTIIQAADERLKRELSTEKFTVLRGRDRNGAAIALFTARIHQPSLTSHQLVLKALVYQLDAALESIETQRNGLVFIYDMTESKYSNFDYELSKKILNMLKGGYPARLKKVLIVTAPLWFKAPFKILRLFVREKLRDRVYTINLSQLIQHIPHDALPRQLGGASTTNHKAWLQLCSQVALKEEADMNAYFISYKRHTTEDGQESSCRSVSTDMSDNLLNSDIDSEESKETVNEKQNNEDLEKEDSSDEKEVTEEKDDLSNSAPSKRRLDSVGNNDSVKRAAQETNNENNFEEDSIDSPRKKRPSSSTSSMSNNTVEESIHLPEEEGMDLDQLVEYTRSMRRRGLMEEYASIKMEPPAGTFTISRAKYNLPKNRYSDVLCLDHSRVRLAIQNNDPNSDYINANFVDGYMHKNAYISTQGPLPKTFGDFWRMMWENQVMVIVMTTRAVERGRAKCGQYWPPDEDGEEQFEDFLVINTRMEVYQDYNITWLFLLNTKSNESRQIYHLQFTSWPDYGTPSSAAAFLDFLFKVRACQEEAVSSLGSSWQGHHLGPPILVHCSAGIGRTGTFITTDISLRRLDHIQTVNIRDTVRRIRSQRAFSIQMPDQYVFCHFALIEHGMREGVVGDVDWTGFDDSDSDMSD; encoded by the exons ATGGCCAAAAACTCTGCTGCACTCGTTCCTCGACATTTGGATTATTTCATCCAGAAAAGTATAGGCGATCTGGATGTATTTGGACTGCGGAATGTGATTGTGTGGTGTGTTAGTTATGAACAAAAACAGGAG GAAACAAGAAATCGAGAAGATTTGACCATCATCCAGGCAGCTGATGAACGACTGAAGAGGGAACTCTCCACAGAAAAATTTACTGTTTTG AGAGGCAGAGACAGAAATGGTGCTGCCATTGCCTTGTTCACTGCTAGAATCCATCAACCTAGTCTCACAAGTCATCAGCTGGTTCTCAAGGCCCTGGTGTATCAGCTAGATGCTGCTTTAGAAAG TATTGAAACCCAGAGAAATGGTTTGGTATTTATATATGACATGACAGAATCCAAGTATTCCAACTTTGATTATGAGCTGAGtaaaaaaatccttaacatgTTAAAG GGCGGTTACCCAGCTCGACTTAAGAAAGTTCTCATTGTGACAGCCCCACTGTGGTTTAAGGCACCTTTTAAAATCCTCCGACTTTTTGTGCGAGAAAAATTAAGAGACAGG gtgTATACAATAAACTTGTCCCAACTTATACAACATATACCTCACGATGCACTTCCTCGACAGTTAGGTGGTGCATCAACCACCAACCACAAGGCATGGTTACAGCTCTGTTCCCAAGTAGCCCTCAAGGAGGAGGCAGACATGAATGCTtactttatatcatataaacGACACACGACAGAAGACGGACAGGAATCTTCTTGTCGCAGTGTATCAACTGACATGTCAGATAATTTACTGAATAGTGACATTGATTCAGAAGAATCTAAAGAAACGGTCAATGAGAAGCAGAACAATGAGGACTTAGAAAAAGAGGATTCAAGTGATGAAAAGGAGGTGACCGAAGAGAAGGACGATTTGTCAAATTCTGCCCCATCCAAACGAAGGCTAGATTCTGTGGGTAATAATGACTCTGTCAAAAGAGCTGCTCAGGagacaaataatgaaaacaattttgagGAGGATTCTATTGACAGTCCTCGCAAAAAACGCCCCTCCTCATCCACGTCTTCAATGTCAAACAACACAGTGGAGGAAAGTATACATCTGCCTGAGGAAGAGGGCATGGACTTGGACCAGTTGGTGGAGTATACTCGCAGCATGAGACGGCGTGGGCTGATGGAGGAGTATGCCAGCATAAAAATGGAACCCCCAGCAGGAACTTTCACAATATCtag GGCAAAATACAATCTTCCAAAAAACCGCTATTCTGATGTTCTATGTTTGGACCACTCCAGAGTGAGATTAGCCATACAGAACAATGACCCCAATTCAGATTACATTAATGCTAACTTTGTTGATGGTTACATGCACAAAAATGCTTACATATCAACTCAAG GTCCATTACCAAAAACCTTTGGAGATTTCTGGAGAATGATGTGGGAAAACCAGGTGATGGTCATTGTTATGACTACAAG GGCAGTGGAACGAGGCCGTGCAAAGTGTGGTCAGTACTGGCCCCCTGACGAGGACGGAGAGGAACAATTTGAGGACTTCCTGGTAATTAACACTCGTATGGAGGTTTATCAGGACTATAACATAACTTGGCTGTTCCTACTCAACACAAAg AGCAATGAATCTCGACAGATCTACCACCTTCAGTTTACCTCCTGGCCAGACTATGGGACTCCAAGCTCCGCTGCAGCTTTCTTGGATTTCCTGTTCAAAGTTCGAGCATGTCAAGAGGAGGCAGTGAGCTCCCTTGGATCCAGCTGGCAGGGTCACCATTTGGGCCCTCCCATTCTTGTGCACTGTAGTGCTGGCATTGGTAgaacag GTACGTTTATTACCACCGATATTAGCCTGCGCAGACTGGATCATATACAGACAGTGAATATAAGAGACACGGTTCGTCGCATCAGATCACAGCGAGCCTTCAGTATACAAATGCCAGATCAATATGTGTTCTGTCACTTTGCACTCATTGAACACGGCATGCGAGAAGGCGTTGTCGGAGATGTCGATTGGACTGGGTTTGATGACAGTGATAGTGACATGAGTGATTGA